In the genome of Deltaproteobacteria bacterium CG2_30_66_27, the window AGGAACTAAAGTTACCCTGACATTTCCAACCGTAATGAACGGCTGCCCTTTGCCGTCTTTGTCAATCTTCATTTTGTTTCTCAATTCTTCAATTTAGAATTGCAATCCATCACCTTTTATCATGTCAGTCTCAATATTTCATTAAAGGTGCGCATACCTAACATCTGATTAGACGGGATAGGCTGGGAGTGACTCGCCTCCTCGCCCGGGATTACCGCTTGGCAGGTGGAGCAGGCAACCGATGCCCTGACGATACTCCGGGGTAGCGTCTTCGGTCAAGAATCGTGGCGGCACAGCGACAGCAGCCCGGCGGTGTCCACGGACGCGCGCACCAGGTCGACGCCCCGGCGGACCTTTTCCGGCTCCCGGATCCGCAGGCGGCCGAGAAGGTTCTCGAACCGGTCCACCGTCGCCATCGTATCCTCGGCCACGGTCAGGACGGCCACCCCCTTCTCCCGCGCACGGGCCAGGATGAGCTCGTTCGGCGCGACGCCGCCGGTCAGCACCAGGCACACCGTGTCGGTCTCGAGGGCCGCCAACTGGATGTCCGTGCGGTTACCGCCGGTGACGACCGCCTTCCTGGCAATCCCGCGGAAGACCCGAAGGGCGTGTTCCACGTCCATCGCACCCACGCAGAACCGCTCGATCATCGCCTTCCCGCCGTCTTCCCCGCCGCACACGACCGACGCGGAGAGAGAGTCCGCCAGGGCCCGGACGCTCACGCTCCCGAGCACGGGGTCCGCGGGGATCACTCCCAGCACGCGCACTCCCCGCGTCCCGAAGAAGGGGATCACCGTTTCCCGGACGAATTTCTCCTGCGCCGGCTGGACACGGTTGAAGACCACGCCGAGGAACCGCGGCCCGAGGGCGTCGGCCGCCGACAGGACCTGGTCCATCGATTTCTCCCCCTCGAACCGGTCCAGGAGGACGACGCGGCAGTCGTAGTTCACGATGAACTCCAGCGGGGAGAGCCCGAGGAAGATGCCGTCCCGGAGGTTCGCGGTCCCCCCGACGAGGAGCACCTCGGACCGCGCCTCGGCGTCGCGCACGGCGGCGGAGATCCTCCCGCGCAGGCGCAGCTCCTCGCCGCGCCAGGCGGCCATCACCAGGTCCTGGGTGATCACGACGGGGCAGACCGCCTCCGGCGGTGCGTCCAGGGCCAGCGCGTCCGCCAGGAACGTCGCGTCCCCGTCGACCAGCCGTCCCTCCCGCATCACCGGGATCTTCCCGAGGGGCTTGACGTACCCCACCTTCACCCCCGCTTTCTTCCAGATCGTTCCCAGGGCGAGGGCCAGGAGGGTCTTTCCCGCGAACGAAGACGTCGACGCGATGTACAGCTTCATGGGGCCTCCGCGATGGTCATCCGGCAATCGATCGCGCGGATGCCTTTCCCTTTCGGCAGGACCAGCAACGGGTTGATGTCGAGTTCCTGGATCTCCGGGAAGTCGCACGACAGGCGCGATACGCGGATCAGCGACTCGACGATCGCCTCCTCGTCCGCGGGCTCGCGTCCCCGGTATGCGGCGAGCAGCGGCCAAGCGCGGATCTCCCGGACCATTTCTTCGGCATCGCGACGCGAAACCGGGGCCACCCGGAAGGAGACGTCCTTCAGCACCTCCACGTAGATCCCGCCGAGGCCGAACATCAGGAGCGGACCGAACTGGGGGTCGCGACTCATCCCCACGATCAGTTCCCTGCCGCCCGTGACCATCTCCTGGATCGACACGCCGGCGATCCAGGCCGAAGGGGCCAGCCGGCGGACGGAAGAAGTGATCTCCATGAAGGCCCGGGCCACGTCTTCCTCGCCGCGAAGGCCGAGTCGCACGCCGCCCACATCCGTCTTGTGAAGGATCTGCGGCGAGACGATCTTCATCACCGCGGACGCGCACCCCATCGCCCGGTACGCCGCGACGGCGGCGGCGCTCGTATCGGCGAACGCGTGCCGAGGGAACGTGAAACCGTACGCCTCGAGGATCCCGCGGGATTCCTCTTCCCCGAGCGCTCTTCGGCCCGCGGCGAGGGCGCAGCTGACCAGGCGCTCCGCGTTTTCCGGGCGGATCGACGGGGGCTCCTCCTCCCCCGGCCCGCCCGCCGCGCGGATGCGGGAGTATCGAAGCATCGCGGAAAGGGTCCGCACGGCCCGCTCCGGAACCGGGTAGTTGGGGACGCCGCCGTCGCTTAAGATCCGGCGCGACGAGGCCACCGTGGCCTCCCCGAGGAAGGAGGCGAACACGGTCTTGCCGGAGCCGGCGAGGAGGGAAACGGTCGCTCTCGCGGTCTCCTCCGGCTCCGTCATCGCCTGCGGCGTCAGCAGGACGAGGACGGCGTCGACCGACGGCTCGTCCCGCAGCGCCGAGAGGACGGTCCTGTACCGGTCCGCGCGGGCGTCCCCGATGATGTCCACCGGGTTCGCCAGGCTCGCCGTGGGCGGCAGCGCGGGAAGGATCCGCTCCCGAAGGGAGGCGGAGACCCCGGCGAGGGGAATGCCGAGGAGCGAAGCCGTGTCCGCCGCTAAGATCCCCGGCCCCCCCGCGTTCGTCACGATCAGGAGCCGATCCCCCCGGGGGAGCGGCTGCATCGAGAATCCAAGGGCCAGGTCGAAGAGATCCTCCAGCGTCCCCGCCCGGAGCACCCCGCCCTGCCGGAACGCCGCCGCGTAGGCGCGGTCGGACCCGGCGAGGCTGCCGGTGTGGGAAGAGGCGGCGCGCGCGCCCGCGGCGGTAGATCCCGCCTTCACGACGATGACCGGCTTGCGGGGCGTCACGTTCCGGGCCGCGCGCAGGAAGCGGCGGCCGTCGTCGATGCTCTCGACGTACCCGAGGATGACCCGGGTCGACGGATCGTCGGCGAGGAACTCGAGGATGTCCGACTCCGAGACGTCGGCCTTGTTCCCGAGGCTCACGAACTTGGAGAAACCGACGTTCCGGCCGATGGCCCAGTCGAGCACCGCGGTGCAGAGCGCACCGGATTGGGAGAAGAAGGAGATGAACCCCCTCGGAGGGGTTCCGCGGGAGAACGAGACGTTCAGCGAGGCGTGCGTGTCGATCAGGCCAAGGCAGTTGGGGCCCAGCACCCGGACCCCCGCGGACGCCGCCGCCTCGCGCAGGGATCGTTCGAGGGCGACCCCCGCCCCTCCGATCTCCTTGAACCCGGCGGAGATGACGATCCCCGCGCGCATCCCCTTCGCCGCGAGCCGGGGGATCCCTTCGAGGACGGTGGCCGGCGGGACGACGAAGACGCCCAGGTCGACGGCCCCGGGGATCGCGTCGATGGACGGGTACAGCGGGTGGCCGAACAGCTCTCCGCCGGCGGGATTCACCCCGTAGATCTTCCCCGGGAACCCGGCCTGCACGAGGTTGGCGAACACCCCGTTCCCGACTTTCTCGGGGTTCCGGGACGCCCCGACAACGGCGACCGATCCCGGATGGAACAGTTCGGCGGGGAGCATGGCCCCCCTACTTCTTCTCCGGCGCCGTCACCCGGATCGAAAGCTCGCGCAGTTGCTTCCCATCGACCGCGGAGGGGGCCTCCGTCATGAGGCACGTCGCCTTCTGGGTCTTCGGGAAGGCGATCACGTCGCGAATCGATTTCGCGCCGGAGAAGAGCATCGCCAGCCGGTCCAGCCCGAAGGCGATCCCGCCGTGCGGCGGCGCCCCGAACTCCAGGGCCTCCAGAAGGAAGCCGAACTTCACCCGGGCGTCCTCCGGACCGATGTTCAGCAGATCGAACATCCGGGACTGCACGTCCTTCCGGTGGATACGGATGCTCCCCCCCCCGATCTCCGAGCCGTTCAGCACCATGTCGTACGCCTTGGCGCGGACCTTCCCGGGATCCGTGGAAAGCAGCGGGAGGTCCTCGTCGACCGGCGCCGTGAACGGGTGGTGCATCGCCCCCCACCGTTTCCCCTCCTTGTCCCACTCGAGAAGCGGGAAGTCGGTCACCCACAACAGGTGGTGCAGGGAGGCGTCGATCCTCCCGAGTTTTTCCCCGAGGTGGAGGCGGAGGCGTCCGAGGGAGGAGCACGCCACGTCGAACGAATCGGCCACCAGGAGGATCAGGTCCCCCGGCTTCGCGCCGGCCTCTTCCCGCAGGGAGGCCATCTGCTCCGCGCGGAAGAACTTCGCCAGGGGGGAGGTCAGCCCCGCCTCGGTCACCTTGAACCAGGCAAGGCCGGAGGCCCCGCCGATCTTCGCCACCTCTTCGAGCGCGGCGAGCTCGGAGCGGCTCGATTCGCCCAGACCGGGCGCCGTGATCCCCCGGATCACGCCGCCGCGCGACGCCACCTCGGCGAAGACCCGGAAGTCGGTCCTGGACAGGAGCGCCGTGTGGTCCGTGATCTCCAGCCCGAACCGGGTGTCGGGCTTGTCGACCCCGAACCGGTCCATCGCCTCCCGGTAGCTCATCCGGGGGATGGGATGCCGGATTTCTTCACCAAGGACGTCGCGGAAGACGCGGGCCATGAGCCCTTCCATCATCGCGAAGATGTCGTCCCGGTCGATGAACGACATCTCGACGTCGATCTGGGTGAACTCAGGCTGCCGGTCGGCGCGCAGGTCCTCGTCGCGGAAGCACTTGACGATCTGCGCGTACCGGTCGTACCCGGCGATCATCAGGATCTGCTTGAACAGCTGCGGGGACTGGGGAAGGGCGTAGAACATCCCCGCGTTGACGCGGGACGGCACCAGGTAGTCGCGCGCCCCCTCGGGGGTGCTCTTGGTCAGCACCGGCGTCTCCACCTCGAGGAATCCGTTCTCGAAGAAATACTCCCGCACGGAGCGGGCGAGCTTCGCGCGTTTCATGAACATCGCCTGGATCGACGGTCGCCGGAGGTCGAGGTAGCGGTACTTGAGGCGGACGTTTTCGGCCACGTCGGTGTCGTCGTCCAGCGAGAAGGGGATCGGCTTCGACTCGTTCAGGATCGCGAGCGCGGTCGCCGACACCTCGACCTGTCCCGTCGGCAGGTTCGGGTTTTCCGTCCCCGGGGGACGGCGGCGGACGACGCCGCGCACCGAAAGGACGTACTCCACCCGCAGGGCGTCGGCCTTCGCGTGCGCTTCCGGAGAGGTGACGGGATCGATCACGACCTGGGCCAGCCCCTCCCGGTCGCGCAGGTCGACGAACACGAGGCCCCCGTGGTCCCGGCGCCGGTGGACCCAGCCGCACAGGACGACCTCCTTGCCGATGTCCTCCGGCCGGAGCAGGCCGCAGTAGATGGTCCTCTTGTGTTCCGGCAGAAACGTGTCCAACGTCAACCCTCCTTGGGGAACCCGCGAAGGCGGCGCATCGCCTCCTCCGCGGGGATCTCTTCCTGGATTCCCTTCGCCATGTCCCGGTAGCCCACCGCGCCCCGCCGCGCCTCTTCCTCGCCGAGGACGAGGACCACCTTCGCCCCGGAACGGCCCGCGCGCCGGAACTGGCTTTTCAGGCTTCGTCCCTCGTAGTCCATGTCGGCGCGGACACCCGCCGCAACGAGCTCCATCTTCCGCC includes:
- a CDS encoding aspartate--tRNA ligase, producing the protein MDTFLPEHKRTIYCGLLRPEDIGKEVVLCGWVHRRRDHGGLVFVDLRDREGLAQVVIDPVTSPEAHAKADALRVEYVLSVRGVVRRRPPGTENPNLPTGQVEVSATALAILNESKPIPFSLDDDTDVAENVRLKYRYLDLRRPSIQAMFMKRAKLARSVREYFFENGFLEVETPVLTKSTPEGARDYLVPSRVNAGMFYALPQSPQLFKQILMIAGYDRYAQIVKCFRDEDLRADRQPEFTQIDVEMSFIDRDDIFAMMEGLMARVFRDVLGEEIRHPIPRMSYREAMDRFGVDKPDTRFGLEITDHTALLSRTDFRVFAEVASRGGVIRGITAPGLGESSRSELAALEEVAKIGGASGLAWFKVTEAGLTSPLAKFFRAEQMASLREEAGAKPGDLILLVADSFDVACSSLGRLRLHLGEKLGRIDASLHHLLWVTDFPLLEWDKEGKRWGAMHHPFTAPVDEDLPLLSTDPGKVRAKAYDMVLNGSEIGGGSIRIHRKDVQSRMFDLLNIGPEDARVKFGFLLEALEFGAPPHGGIAFGLDRLAMLFSGAKSIRDVIAFPKTQKATCLMTEAPSAVDGKQLRELSIRVTAPEKK